The Maylandia zebra isolate NMK-2024a linkage group LG7, Mzebra_GT3a, whole genome shotgun sequence genome contains a region encoding:
- the garnl3 gene encoding GTPase-activating Rap/Ran-GAP domain-like protein 3 isoform X1, translating into MNSEKNVYLGKDKGIMRKRALLLRKGCSFEISSSASEDLGCRRGDFSRKHYGSVELLISSDADGAIQRAGRFRVENGSSDETLDYTPGTWRRTDVHLENPEYHTRWFFKYFLGKVHQNYVGTDAEKNPFYLSVVLSDQNNQRVPQYRAILWRKTGTLKISLPYSPTKTLSVKSILSAMNMDRFEKGPREILNPEIQKDLLVLEEQEGSVNFKFGVLYAKDGQLTDDEMFSNETGSENFDKFLSLLGDTITLQGWAGYRGGLDTKNDTTGIKSIYTVYQGHELMFHVSTMLPYSKENKQQVERKRHIGNDIVTIVFQEGDDASSSFKPSMIRSHFTHIFALVRYNSQNDSYRLKIFSEESVPLFGPPLPSPPVFTDHQEFRDFLLVKLINGEKATLETPTFAQKRQRTLDMLIRSLYQDLMPDLHKVPFSPQNMLNRRSFSDVLPESPKSARKKEEARQAEFVRIGQALKLKTIVRGDAPTSLVTTGLCRKEPWESQLFCSTFPYDIVCADSWGQSVLVATDAAGVMLLDGPDPAGLGIEPQSLPPVHVFDRTMVVKQMHVLEPQDLLITRTDKGKDARLYVFRLSTIKKGLEERQLIRGKCDSRENKLEKTKGCHLYSINTHHGSELRIVAAIRNKLLLITRKHPRFSAVATGADSPVEEFQYIREICLCDPPVVMSLVDGPTGENDNMICVAYKHQFDLINESTGDAYRLHHAEANRVNFVAAIDVYEDGEAGLLLCYNYICYYKKVCPFNGSTPMIQSNTSDFHFSWNQMPNAIVCAFPYILAFTTDSIEIRLVVNGNLVYTAVVPELQLAASRSDIYFVSSAPVSSASNCSSRDTSSQSSPQTPTGYEMPMFPSPLGDDSIRIPYGTKLSLYMSKDAEGEATCKHIFKIPLCNLVGRSIERPLKSPLVNKVLTTPAPTMVAPAPLISATHSLSLSRMEIKEIASRTRKELLGLTEEPSGKSDSGSVKQRKMSKKNTEDEPKVRALTSTNSDRLASQSSEVDQDVQLHCSSSSEAEPEKAVLQPESPPLTSAFSLSTSFEEDVLDLK; encoded by the exons CCACACCAGATGGTTCTTTAAATACTTTTTGGGAAAAG TCCACCAAAATTATGTGGGCACGGATGCAGAGAAGAATCCCTTCTACCTATCGGTGGTCCTCTCGGACCAGAACAACCAACGTGTTCCCCAGTACCGAGCCATCCTCTGGAGAAAGACG GGGACTCTGAAGATTTCCCTTCCCTACAGCCCAACAAAAACACTATCAGTCAAGTCCATACTAAG TGCAATGAACATGGACAGGTTTGAGAAAGGCCCCAGGGAAATCCTCAACCCAGAGATTCAGAAG GACCTGTTGGTGTTGGAGGAACAGGAG GGTTCTGTCAATTTTAAGTTTGGTGTGCTGTATGCCAAAGatggacagctcacagatgaCGAGATGTTTAGTAATg AGACGGGAAGTGAGAACTTCGACAAGTTTCTCAGTCTGCTGGGTGATACCATTACACTGCAGGGATGGGCAGGTTACCGAGGAGGGTTAGACACCAAGA atgacactacaggaATTAAGTCCATCTACACAGTGTATCAAGGTCATGAGCTCATGTTCCACGTCTCCACGATGTTACCCTACTCTAAAGAGAACAAACAGCAG GTGGAGAGAAAGAGGCACATTGGAAATGACATTGTTACCATAGTATTCCAGGAAGGCGATGATGCCTCGTCATCCTTCAAGCCGTCTATGATCCGATCACACTTCACCC ATATTTTTGCATTAGTTAGGTACAATAGCCAGAATGACAGTTACAG GTTAAAGATCTTCTCAGAGGAAAGCGTTCCACTGTTTGGACCCCCTCTCCCATCCCCGCCTGTATTTACCGATCACCAAGAATTCAGGGACTTTTTATTAGTCAAAT TAATCAATGGAGAGAAAGCCACACTGGAGACACCGACGTTTGCCCAGAAGCGTCAGCGGACCCTCGACATGCTGATCCGCTCGCTCTATCAAGACCTCATGCCTGACCTGCACAAG GTTCCCTTTTCTCCCCAGAACATGTTAAACAGACGGTCCTTCAGCGATGTGTTGCCCGAGTCTCCAAAGTCGGCACGTAAGAAGGAGGAGGCACGCCAGGCTGAGTTTGTCAGAATAGGGCAG GCCCTCAAGCTGAAGACCATAGTGAGAGGCGATGCGCCGACTAGCCTCGTCACCACAGGCTTGTGCAGAAAAGAA CCATGGGAGTCCCAGTTGTTCTGCAGCACATTCCCCTATGATATCGTGTGCGCTGACTCCTGGGGTCAGTCAGTGCTGGTTGCCACAGACGCAGCAGGGGTCATGCTGCTCGATG GCCCTGATCCAGCAGGGTTAGGCATTG AGCCACAGAGCCTTCCCCCAGTGCACGTGTTCGACAGAACCATGGTGGTGAAGCAGATGCACGTTCTCGAGCCTCAGGACCTGCTTATCACCCGCACTGACAAAG gaAAGGATGCTCGGCTTTATGTGTTCAGACTCAGCACAATCAAGAAAGGCCTGGAGGAGAGGCAACTAATCAGGGGCAAGTGCGACAGCCGGGAAAACAAACTGGAGAAAACGAAAG GTTGCCATTTGTACTCTATTAACACCCACCACGGCTCAGAGCTGAGGATAGTAGCAGCCATCAGGAACAAACTCCTCCTCATCACCAGGAAACATCCGCGTTTCAGCGCCGTCGCCACAGGAGCGGATTCTCCAGTGGAGGAGTTTCAGTACATACGG GAGATCTGTCTGTGCGACCCGCCGGTGGTGATGTCGCTGGTGGACGGTCCAACCGGGGAAAATGATAATATGATTTGTGTGGCCTACAAACATCAATTTGACCTGATCAATGAGAGCACTGGAGATGCCTACCGGCTTCATCACGCAGAGGCCAACAGG GTAAATTTTGTAGCGGCCATTGATGTGTATGAAGACGGGGAGGCaggtctgctgttgtgttacaACT ATATTTGTTACTATAAGAAAGTTTGTCCGTTTAACGGCTCCACACCGATGATCCAGTCCAACACCTCGGATTTCCACTTCAGCTGGAACCAGATGCCTAATGCTATTG TTTGTGCATTTCCTTACATCCTGGCCTTCACCACGGACTCCATTGAGATTCGACTAGTGGTCAATGGCAATCTTGTGTACACAGCAGTGGTCCCGGAGCTGCAGCTGGCTGCTTCGCGG TCAGACATTTATTTCGTTTCATCGGCTCCAGTGAGCTCAGCCTCCAACTGCAGTTCGAGAGACACCAGTTCCCAGAGTTCCCCACAGACGCCCACCGGCTATGAGATGCCCATGTTCCCCTCGCCGCTCGGCGATG ATTCTATACGGATCCCCTATGGTACCAAGCTTTCCCTGTACATGTCTAAGGATGCTGAAG GTGAAGCGACATGCAAGCACATTTTTAAGATCCCTCTGTGTAACTTGGTGGGCCGCAGCATCGAAAGACCCCTGAAGTCCCCTCTGGTCAACAAAGTGCTGACGACACCAGCCCCCACCATGGTGGCCCCAGCTCCCCTCATCTCTGCAACACACTCGCTTTCCTTATCCCGCATGGAGATCAAAGAAATAGCCAGTCGCACACGGAAGGAGCTGCTGG GCTTGACAGAGGAACCAAGTGGGAAATCAGACAGCGGATCAGTGAAACAGAGAAAGATGAGCAAAAAGAACACAGAGGACGAGCCCAAAGTACGAGCGCTGACGTCCACAAACAGCGACAG GCTAGCCTCACAGTCCAGCGAAGTGGATCAGGATGTCCAGCTGCACTGTTCATCCAGTTCGGAGGCGGAGCCAGAGAAGGCGGTGCTGCAGCCAGAGAGCCCGCCCCTTACCAGTGCGTTCTCCCTCTCCACATCCTTCGAAGAAGATGTCTTGGACCTAAAGTGA
- the garnl3 gene encoding GTPase-activating Rap/Ran-GAP domain-like protein 3 isoform X5 translates to MNSEKNVYLGKDKGIMRKRALLLRKGCSFEISSSASEDLGCRRGDFSRKHYGSVELLISSDADGAIQRAGRFRVENGSSDETLDYTPGTWRRTDVHLENPEYHTRWFFKYFLGKVHQNYVGTDAEKNPFYLSVVLSDQNNQRVPQYRAILWRKTGTLKISLPYSPTKTLSVKSILSAMNMDRFEKGPREILNPEIQKDLLVLEEQEGSVNFKFGVLYAKDGQLTDDEMFSNETGSENFDKFLSLLGDTITLQGWAGYRGGLDTKNDTTGIKSIYTVYQGHELMFHVSTMLPYSKENKQQVERKRHIGNDIVTIVFQEGDDASSSFKPSMIRSHFTHIFALVRYNSQNDSYRLKIFSEESVPLFGPPLPSPPVFTDHQEFRDFLLVKLINGEKATLETPTFAQKRQRTLDMLIRSLYQDLMPDLHKNMLNRRSFSDVLPESPKSARKKEEARQAEFVRIGQALKLKTIVRGDAPTSLVTTGLCRKEPWESQLFCSTFPYDIVCADSWGQSVLVATDAAGVMLLDGPDPAGLGIEPQSLPPVHVFDRTMVVKQMHVLEPQDLLITRTDKGKDARLYVFRLSTIKKGLEERQLIRGKCDSRENKLEKTKGCHLYSINTHHGSELRIVAAIRNKLLLITRKHPRFSAVATGADSPVEEFQYIREICLCDPPVVMSLVDGPTGENDNMICVAYKHQFDLINESTGDAYRLHHAEANRVNFVAAIDVYEDGEAGLLLCYNYICYYKKVCPFNGSTPMIQSNTSDFHFSWNQMPNAIVCAFPYILAFTTDSIEIRLVVNGNLVYTAVVPELQLAASRSDIYFVSSAPVSSASNCSSRDTSSQSSPQTPTGYEMPMFPSPLGDGEATCKHIFKIPLCNLVGRSIERPLKSPLVNKVLTTPAPTMVAPAPLISATHSLSLSRMEIKEIASRTRKELLGLTEEPSGKSDSGSVKQRKMSKKNTEDEPKVRALTSTNSDRLASQSSEVDQDVQLHCSSSSEAEPEKAVLQPESPPLTSAFSLSTSFEEDVLDLK, encoded by the exons CCACACCAGATGGTTCTTTAAATACTTTTTGGGAAAAG TCCACCAAAATTATGTGGGCACGGATGCAGAGAAGAATCCCTTCTACCTATCGGTGGTCCTCTCGGACCAGAACAACCAACGTGTTCCCCAGTACCGAGCCATCCTCTGGAGAAAGACG GGGACTCTGAAGATTTCCCTTCCCTACAGCCCAACAAAAACACTATCAGTCAAGTCCATACTAAG TGCAATGAACATGGACAGGTTTGAGAAAGGCCCCAGGGAAATCCTCAACCCAGAGATTCAGAAG GACCTGTTGGTGTTGGAGGAACAGGAG GGTTCTGTCAATTTTAAGTTTGGTGTGCTGTATGCCAAAGatggacagctcacagatgaCGAGATGTTTAGTAATg AGACGGGAAGTGAGAACTTCGACAAGTTTCTCAGTCTGCTGGGTGATACCATTACACTGCAGGGATGGGCAGGTTACCGAGGAGGGTTAGACACCAAGA atgacactacaggaATTAAGTCCATCTACACAGTGTATCAAGGTCATGAGCTCATGTTCCACGTCTCCACGATGTTACCCTACTCTAAAGAGAACAAACAGCAG GTGGAGAGAAAGAGGCACATTGGAAATGACATTGTTACCATAGTATTCCAGGAAGGCGATGATGCCTCGTCATCCTTCAAGCCGTCTATGATCCGATCACACTTCACCC ATATTTTTGCATTAGTTAGGTACAATAGCCAGAATGACAGTTACAG GTTAAAGATCTTCTCAGAGGAAAGCGTTCCACTGTTTGGACCCCCTCTCCCATCCCCGCCTGTATTTACCGATCACCAAGAATTCAGGGACTTTTTATTAGTCAAAT TAATCAATGGAGAGAAAGCCACACTGGAGACACCGACGTTTGCCCAGAAGCGTCAGCGGACCCTCGACATGCTGATCCGCTCGCTCTATCAAGACCTCATGCCTGACCTGCACAAG AACATGTTAAACAGACGGTCCTTCAGCGATGTGTTGCCCGAGTCTCCAAAGTCGGCACGTAAGAAGGAGGAGGCACGCCAGGCTGAGTTTGTCAGAATAGGGCAG GCCCTCAAGCTGAAGACCATAGTGAGAGGCGATGCGCCGACTAGCCTCGTCACCACAGGCTTGTGCAGAAAAGAA CCATGGGAGTCCCAGTTGTTCTGCAGCACATTCCCCTATGATATCGTGTGCGCTGACTCCTGGGGTCAGTCAGTGCTGGTTGCCACAGACGCAGCAGGGGTCATGCTGCTCGATG GCCCTGATCCAGCAGGGTTAGGCATTG AGCCACAGAGCCTTCCCCCAGTGCACGTGTTCGACAGAACCATGGTGGTGAAGCAGATGCACGTTCTCGAGCCTCAGGACCTGCTTATCACCCGCACTGACAAAG gaAAGGATGCTCGGCTTTATGTGTTCAGACTCAGCACAATCAAGAAAGGCCTGGAGGAGAGGCAACTAATCAGGGGCAAGTGCGACAGCCGGGAAAACAAACTGGAGAAAACGAAAG GTTGCCATTTGTACTCTATTAACACCCACCACGGCTCAGAGCTGAGGATAGTAGCAGCCATCAGGAACAAACTCCTCCTCATCACCAGGAAACATCCGCGTTTCAGCGCCGTCGCCACAGGAGCGGATTCTCCAGTGGAGGAGTTTCAGTACATACGG GAGATCTGTCTGTGCGACCCGCCGGTGGTGATGTCGCTGGTGGACGGTCCAACCGGGGAAAATGATAATATGATTTGTGTGGCCTACAAACATCAATTTGACCTGATCAATGAGAGCACTGGAGATGCCTACCGGCTTCATCACGCAGAGGCCAACAGG GTAAATTTTGTAGCGGCCATTGATGTGTATGAAGACGGGGAGGCaggtctgctgttgtgttacaACT ATATTTGTTACTATAAGAAAGTTTGTCCGTTTAACGGCTCCACACCGATGATCCAGTCCAACACCTCGGATTTCCACTTCAGCTGGAACCAGATGCCTAATGCTATTG TTTGTGCATTTCCTTACATCCTGGCCTTCACCACGGACTCCATTGAGATTCGACTAGTGGTCAATGGCAATCTTGTGTACACAGCAGTGGTCCCGGAGCTGCAGCTGGCTGCTTCGCGG TCAGACATTTATTTCGTTTCATCGGCTCCAGTGAGCTCAGCCTCCAACTGCAGTTCGAGAGACACCAGTTCCCAGAGTTCCCCACAGACGCCCACCGGCTATGAGATGCCCATGTTCCCCTCGCCGCTCGGCGATG GTGAAGCGACATGCAAGCACATTTTTAAGATCCCTCTGTGTAACTTGGTGGGCCGCAGCATCGAAAGACCCCTGAAGTCCCCTCTGGTCAACAAAGTGCTGACGACACCAGCCCCCACCATGGTGGCCCCAGCTCCCCTCATCTCTGCAACACACTCGCTTTCCTTATCCCGCATGGAGATCAAAGAAATAGCCAGTCGCACACGGAAGGAGCTGCTGG GCTTGACAGAGGAACCAAGTGGGAAATCAGACAGCGGATCAGTGAAACAGAGAAAGATGAGCAAAAAGAACACAGAGGACGAGCCCAAAGTACGAGCGCTGACGTCCACAAACAGCGACAG GCTAGCCTCACAGTCCAGCGAAGTGGATCAGGATGTCCAGCTGCACTGTTCATCCAGTTCGGAGGCGGAGCCAGAGAAGGCGGTGCTGCAGCCAGAGAGCCCGCCCCTTACCAGTGCGTTCTCCCTCTCCACATCCTTCGAAGAAGATGTCTTGGACCTAAAGTGA
- the garnl3 gene encoding GTPase-activating Rap/Ran-GAP domain-like protein 3 isoform X2 — protein MNSEKNVYLGKDKGIMRKRALLLRKGCSFEISSSASEDLGCRRGDFSRKHYGSVELLISSDADGAIQRAGRFRVENGSSDETLDYTPGTWRRTDVHLENPEYHTRWFFKYFLGKVHQNYVGTDAEKNPFYLSVVLSDQNNQRVPQYRAILWRKTGTLKISLPYSPTKTLSVKSILSAMNMDRFEKGPREILNPEIQKDLLVLEEQEGSVNFKFGVLYAKDGQLTDDEMFSNETGSENFDKFLSLLGDTITLQGWAGYRGGLDTKNDTTGIKSIYTVYQGHELMFHVSTMLPYSKENKQQVERKRHIGNDIVTIVFQEGDDASSSFKPSMIRSHFTHIFALVRYNSQNDSYRLKIFSEESVPLFGPPLPSPPVFTDHQEFRDFLLVKLINGEKATLETPTFAQKRQRTLDMLIRSLYQDLMPDLHKNMLNRRSFSDVLPESPKSARKKEEARQAEFVRIGQALKLKTIVRGDAPTSLVTTGLCRKEPWESQLFCSTFPYDIVCADSWGQSVLVATDAAGVMLLDGPDPAGLGIEPQSLPPVHVFDRTMVVKQMHVLEPQDLLITRTDKGKDARLYVFRLSTIKKGLEERQLIRGKCDSRENKLEKTKGCHLYSINTHHGSELRIVAAIRNKLLLITRKHPRFSAVATGADSPVEEFQYIREICLCDPPVVMSLVDGPTGENDNMICVAYKHQFDLINESTGDAYRLHHAEANRVNFVAAIDVYEDGEAGLLLCYNYICYYKKVCPFNGSTPMIQSNTSDFHFSWNQMPNAIVCAFPYILAFTTDSIEIRLVVNGNLVYTAVVPELQLAASRSDIYFVSSAPVSSASNCSSRDTSSQSSPQTPTGYEMPMFPSPLGDDSIRIPYGTKLSLYMSKDAEGEATCKHIFKIPLCNLVGRSIERPLKSPLVNKVLTTPAPTMVAPAPLISATHSLSLSRMEIKEIASRTRKELLGLTEEPSGKSDSGSVKQRKMSKKNTEDEPKVRALTSTNSDRLASQSSEVDQDVQLHCSSSSEAEPEKAVLQPESPPLTSAFSLSTSFEEDVLDLK, from the exons CCACACCAGATGGTTCTTTAAATACTTTTTGGGAAAAG TCCACCAAAATTATGTGGGCACGGATGCAGAGAAGAATCCCTTCTACCTATCGGTGGTCCTCTCGGACCAGAACAACCAACGTGTTCCCCAGTACCGAGCCATCCTCTGGAGAAAGACG GGGACTCTGAAGATTTCCCTTCCCTACAGCCCAACAAAAACACTATCAGTCAAGTCCATACTAAG TGCAATGAACATGGACAGGTTTGAGAAAGGCCCCAGGGAAATCCTCAACCCAGAGATTCAGAAG GACCTGTTGGTGTTGGAGGAACAGGAG GGTTCTGTCAATTTTAAGTTTGGTGTGCTGTATGCCAAAGatggacagctcacagatgaCGAGATGTTTAGTAATg AGACGGGAAGTGAGAACTTCGACAAGTTTCTCAGTCTGCTGGGTGATACCATTACACTGCAGGGATGGGCAGGTTACCGAGGAGGGTTAGACACCAAGA atgacactacaggaATTAAGTCCATCTACACAGTGTATCAAGGTCATGAGCTCATGTTCCACGTCTCCACGATGTTACCCTACTCTAAAGAGAACAAACAGCAG GTGGAGAGAAAGAGGCACATTGGAAATGACATTGTTACCATAGTATTCCAGGAAGGCGATGATGCCTCGTCATCCTTCAAGCCGTCTATGATCCGATCACACTTCACCC ATATTTTTGCATTAGTTAGGTACAATAGCCAGAATGACAGTTACAG GTTAAAGATCTTCTCAGAGGAAAGCGTTCCACTGTTTGGACCCCCTCTCCCATCCCCGCCTGTATTTACCGATCACCAAGAATTCAGGGACTTTTTATTAGTCAAAT TAATCAATGGAGAGAAAGCCACACTGGAGACACCGACGTTTGCCCAGAAGCGTCAGCGGACCCTCGACATGCTGATCCGCTCGCTCTATCAAGACCTCATGCCTGACCTGCACAAG AACATGTTAAACAGACGGTCCTTCAGCGATGTGTTGCCCGAGTCTCCAAAGTCGGCACGTAAGAAGGAGGAGGCACGCCAGGCTGAGTTTGTCAGAATAGGGCAG GCCCTCAAGCTGAAGACCATAGTGAGAGGCGATGCGCCGACTAGCCTCGTCACCACAGGCTTGTGCAGAAAAGAA CCATGGGAGTCCCAGTTGTTCTGCAGCACATTCCCCTATGATATCGTGTGCGCTGACTCCTGGGGTCAGTCAGTGCTGGTTGCCACAGACGCAGCAGGGGTCATGCTGCTCGATG GCCCTGATCCAGCAGGGTTAGGCATTG AGCCACAGAGCCTTCCCCCAGTGCACGTGTTCGACAGAACCATGGTGGTGAAGCAGATGCACGTTCTCGAGCCTCAGGACCTGCTTATCACCCGCACTGACAAAG gaAAGGATGCTCGGCTTTATGTGTTCAGACTCAGCACAATCAAGAAAGGCCTGGAGGAGAGGCAACTAATCAGGGGCAAGTGCGACAGCCGGGAAAACAAACTGGAGAAAACGAAAG GTTGCCATTTGTACTCTATTAACACCCACCACGGCTCAGAGCTGAGGATAGTAGCAGCCATCAGGAACAAACTCCTCCTCATCACCAGGAAACATCCGCGTTTCAGCGCCGTCGCCACAGGAGCGGATTCTCCAGTGGAGGAGTTTCAGTACATACGG GAGATCTGTCTGTGCGACCCGCCGGTGGTGATGTCGCTGGTGGACGGTCCAACCGGGGAAAATGATAATATGATTTGTGTGGCCTACAAACATCAATTTGACCTGATCAATGAGAGCACTGGAGATGCCTACCGGCTTCATCACGCAGAGGCCAACAGG GTAAATTTTGTAGCGGCCATTGATGTGTATGAAGACGGGGAGGCaggtctgctgttgtgttacaACT ATATTTGTTACTATAAGAAAGTTTGTCCGTTTAACGGCTCCACACCGATGATCCAGTCCAACACCTCGGATTTCCACTTCAGCTGGAACCAGATGCCTAATGCTATTG TTTGTGCATTTCCTTACATCCTGGCCTTCACCACGGACTCCATTGAGATTCGACTAGTGGTCAATGGCAATCTTGTGTACACAGCAGTGGTCCCGGAGCTGCAGCTGGCTGCTTCGCGG TCAGACATTTATTTCGTTTCATCGGCTCCAGTGAGCTCAGCCTCCAACTGCAGTTCGAGAGACACCAGTTCCCAGAGTTCCCCACAGACGCCCACCGGCTATGAGATGCCCATGTTCCCCTCGCCGCTCGGCGATG ATTCTATACGGATCCCCTATGGTACCAAGCTTTCCCTGTACATGTCTAAGGATGCTGAAG GTGAAGCGACATGCAAGCACATTTTTAAGATCCCTCTGTGTAACTTGGTGGGCCGCAGCATCGAAAGACCCCTGAAGTCCCCTCTGGTCAACAAAGTGCTGACGACACCAGCCCCCACCATGGTGGCCCCAGCTCCCCTCATCTCTGCAACACACTCGCTTTCCTTATCCCGCATGGAGATCAAAGAAATAGCCAGTCGCACACGGAAGGAGCTGCTGG GCTTGACAGAGGAACCAAGTGGGAAATCAGACAGCGGATCAGTGAAACAGAGAAAGATGAGCAAAAAGAACACAGAGGACGAGCCCAAAGTACGAGCGCTGACGTCCACAAACAGCGACAG GCTAGCCTCACAGTCCAGCGAAGTGGATCAGGATGTCCAGCTGCACTGTTCATCCAGTTCGGAGGCGGAGCCAGAGAAGGCGGTGCTGCAGCCAGAGAGCCCGCCCCTTACCAGTGCGTTCTCCCTCTCCACATCCTTCGAAGAAGATGTCTTGGACCTAAAGTGA